Proteins encoded in a region of the Rhodococcus sp. SBT000017 genome:
- a CDS encoding amino acid adenylation domain-containing protein yields MDTRQFDARIQAAHLVASLPDLLRRQSESRPDQVAVVASDGDLTFSALHERAEQVAAHLRDMSVGADDCVGLYVEPSAQTMVGAWGILFAGAAYLPLSPEYPDDRLRYMIEDSATTVIVTQEHLVAHLTDMVPAGTRVVSLETITPRTPSAPSARPNPGDLAYVIYTSGSTGRPKGVMIEHRSIVSQINWMASCGHLGDGAVVLQKTPMSFDAAQWEILAPAVGSRVVMGSPGIYRDTEALVDAINAHGVTTFQCVPTLLLALLDSDRFRSCVSLSRVFSGGEALSLSLARAFSDELPWSSLVNLYGPTECTINATAFLVDPDTIRDGAGSVPIGVPVDNTQCFILDENLAPADIGEVGELYIGGVQLARGYLGRQDQTRDRFIVSPFVPTEKLYRTGDLAYWNPDGSIQFSGRVDNQIKLRGYRVELEEIALSIEEHTWVRRAAAIVTDDSRTGSRTLVACVELNPKEAALMDQGNHGSHHQSKSSKVQLKAQLADPGVRRPEELADRAVIELPGRAETALQRSEVFARKTYRFFDGDGRMSRDRLFDLLATPRTHRSSATPRPFDDLTGDELGEIMRWFGQFRSDERLLPKYAYASPGALYADQIYLETPGNDTLEPGVYYYHPVDHAFVSMHSNTTVGSSRIHIVGRRSAIEPVYRNNVLEVLEFEAGHLIGVFETALARYGSTVEPGSWDPTVSQRLELPVGDEYLGSFDIVAAQDVPRTLDVDVYVQAHGDVVGMASCFYRFDGVADFEIVSDSVVQSRHVIAINQQVYDRASFSIALVSRVDEYWMDYIELGLALHRLQRRGIDVGIGLMSSGYSSKTGNPLPAARRIDDILTSCGLPTGASYYCVGGPIGAEQLASEGMNEDAVHMRGPAEIIKDELANFLPDYMIPNRILVMDALPLTANGKVDCTVLSRSEEVLAADSSAPYVAPATDTERWLAEVWGAALHYDSVSVEDEFFTAGGNSLIAVALVNRINAEYGVKLPIQVILERPKLRDLAARIQGDAGGPESRLSLLHNVGTSAPVFCWPGLGGYPMNLRLLGAEASPTRPFYGIAAHGINPGETAYRTIGEMAAADVAEIVRVQPHGPYRLWGYSFGARVAFETAWQLEQAGHDVEELFLICPGNPVVEGAGTTRSASYDDHGYLTILLSVFTGKIAGPELDGCMAAGVADESSFVRYVHGLLPALGEVLITNIVRVVEQTYEFEYTFREMAGRTLTAPVTIFKANGDDYSFVENQSGYSTSTPRIVELKGDHYSVLRSAGVGELAAAIRGIAGPSDRALDEVPEPEVRSRLETSQEHA; encoded by the coding sequence TCACTCAGGAGCACCTCGTGGCGCACCTCACCGACATGGTTCCCGCGGGCACACGCGTCGTATCGCTGGAAACCATCACGCCGCGAACACCGTCTGCACCGTCGGCTCGTCCGAACCCGGGCGATCTGGCCTACGTCATCTACACCTCGGGTAGCACCGGTAGGCCGAAGGGAGTGATGATCGAGCACCGCAGCATCGTGTCGCAGATCAACTGGATGGCATCGTGCGGCCACCTCGGCGACGGTGCAGTCGTACTGCAGAAGACACCGATGAGTTTCGATGCCGCCCAGTGGGAGATCCTGGCACCGGCCGTAGGCAGTCGAGTCGTGATGGGGTCGCCGGGTATCTACCGCGACACCGAGGCTCTTGTCGATGCCATCAACGCGCACGGCGTGACGACGTTCCAGTGTGTGCCGACACTCTTGCTTGCGCTGCTCGATTCGGACCGTTTCCGAAGCTGCGTCAGCCTGTCGCGGGTGTTCTCCGGGGGCGAGGCACTCTCGCTGTCGCTCGCCAGAGCGTTCTCCGACGAGCTGCCGTGGTCGTCGCTCGTCAACCTGTACGGACCGACGGAGTGCACCATCAACGCCACTGCGTTCCTGGTAGACCCGGACACGATCCGCGACGGAGCAGGATCGGTTCCCATCGGGGTGCCCGTCGACAACACGCAGTGCTTCATTCTCGACGAGAACCTGGCTCCGGCCGACATCGGTGAGGTCGGTGAGCTCTATATCGGGGGAGTGCAGCTCGCCAGGGGATACCTCGGACGCCAGGACCAGACGCGTGACCGGTTCATCGTGTCGCCGTTCGTTCCCACGGAAAAGCTATACAGGACAGGTGATCTCGCATACTGGAACCCCGACGGTTCGATTCAGTTCTCGGGGCGGGTCGACAATCAGATCAAGCTCAGAGGCTACCGGGTGGAGCTCGAGGAGATCGCTCTGTCGATCGAGGAACACACCTGGGTGCGTCGGGCTGCGGCGATCGTGACCGACGACAGCCGAACCGGGAGCCGCACACTCGTCGCGTGCGTCGAACTCAATCCGAAGGAAGCCGCCCTGATGGACCAGGGCAACCATGGCAGCCATCATCAGTCGAAGTCGAGCAAGGTGCAGCTCAAGGCGCAGCTCGCCGATCCGGGAGTTCGGCGGCCCGAGGAGCTTGCAGACCGGGCCGTGATCGAACTGCCCGGCCGAGCAGAGACGGCGCTGCAGCGATCGGAGGTGTTCGCGCGCAAAACCTATCGCTTCTTCGACGGTGATGGGCGGATGTCGCGCGACCGATTGTTCGACTTGCTGGCGACGCCGCGGACGCACCGGTCCTCGGCGACGCCGCGTCCGTTCGACGATCTCACCGGGGACGAACTCGGAGAGATCATGCGGTGGTTCGGGCAGTTCCGTAGCGACGAGCGCCTGCTTCCCAAGTACGCGTATGCATCCCCTGGAGCCCTGTACGCCGATCAGATCTATCTCGAGACGCCGGGCAACGACACCCTCGAACCTGGTGTGTACTACTACCACCCGGTCGATCACGCCTTCGTGTCGATGCACTCGAACACGACCGTAGGCTCCAGCCGCATTCACATCGTCGGGCGCCGAAGCGCCATCGAACCGGTCTACCGCAACAATGTACTCGAGGTACTCGAGTTCGAGGCAGGGCATCTGATCGGTGTGTTCGAGACGGCGCTGGCTCGCTACGGCTCGACGGTCGAACCGGGGTCGTGGGATCCGACGGTGTCGCAGCGACTCGAACTGCCCGTCGGCGACGAGTACCTGGGCAGCTTCGACATCGTTGCCGCACAGGATGTGCCGCGGACCCTGGATGTCGACGTATACGTCCAGGCACACGGAGATGTCGTCGGGATGGCATCGTGCTTCTATCGATTCGACGGCGTCGCAGACTTCGAGATCGTCTCGGATTCGGTGGTGCAATCCCGGCACGTGATCGCGATCAATCAGCAGGTCTACGACCGTGCGAGCTTCTCGATCGCGCTGGTCTCTCGTGTCGACGAATACTGGATGGACTACATCGAACTCGGTCTGGCTCTTCACCGTCTTCAGCGTCGAGGAATCGACGTCGGGATCGGCTTGATGTCCTCCGGTTACAGCTCCAAGACAGGGAATCCGCTACCTGCCGCCAGGCGCATCGACGACATCCTCACCTCGTGTGGGCTTCCGACGGGAGCCTCGTATTACTGCGTCGGCGGACCGATCGGTGCCGAACAGCTGGCGAGTGAGGGAATGAACGAGGATGCCGTGCACATGCGGGGCCCCGCCGAGATCATCAAGGACGAGCTCGCGAACTTCCTTCCCGACTACATGATCCCGAATCGCATTCTCGTCATGGACGCGCTGCCGTTGACCGCAAACGGAAAGGTCGATTGCACAGTGCTGAGCCGATCCGAGGAGGTGCTCGCTGCCGATTCGTCCGCGCCCTACGTCGCACCGGCGACAGACACCGAGCGTTGGTTGGCCGAGGTGTGGGGCGCGGCCCTGCACTATGACTCGGTGTCCGTCGAGGACGAGTTCTTCACTGCCGGTGGCAATTCCCTCATTGCCGTTGCGCTCGTCAACAGAATCAATGCGGAATACGGGGTGAAGCTTCCGATTCAGGTGATTCTGGAGCGTCCGAAGTTGAGGGACCTGGCCGCGAGAATCCAGGGTGACGCTGGCGGTCCCGAATCGCGATTGTCGTTGCTGCACAACGTGGGAACGTCCGCGCCGGTCTTCTGCTGGCCCGGCCTCGGCGGCTACCCGATGAATCTTCGACTGCTCGGGGCCGAGGCGAGCCCGACGCGTCCGTTCTACGGGATCGCAGCTCACGGCATCAACCCGGGCGAGACGGCCTACCGCACGATCGGCGAGATGGCCGCGGCCGACGTCGCCGAGATCGTCCGAGTCCAACCCCACGGACCGTATCGGTTGTGGGGATACTCGTTCGGAGCGCGGGTCGCCTTCGAGACCGCCTGGCAGCTCGAACAGGCGGGCCACGACGTCGAAGAGCTGTTTCTGATCTGCCCGGGCAACCCGGTGGTGGAGGGCGCAGGAACCACTCGGAGCGCGAGCTACGACGATCACGGATATCTGACCATCCTGCTGTCGGTCTTCACCGGGAAGATCGCCGGTCCCGAACTGGACGGGTGTATGGCCGCCGGAGTCGCCGACGAGAGCAGCTTCGTCAGATACGTACACGGTCTGCTTCCGGCGCTCGGGGAGGTGCTGATCACCAACATCGTGCGCGTCGTGGAACAGACGTACGAGTTCGAGTACACATTTCGGGAGATGGCCGGTCGGACACTCACCGCGCCGGTGACGATCTTCAAAGCAAACGGTGACGACTATTCCTTCGTCGAAAATCAATCGGGATACTCCACGTCGACACCCCGGATCGTCGAGCTGAAGGGCGACCATTACTCGGTGCTGCGGTCGGCTGGCGTCGGAGAACTCGCAGCTGCGATCAGAGGCATCGCCGGTCCGTCCGATCGTGCGCTCGACGAGGTACCCGAGCCGGAAGTTCGTTCTCGACTCGAGACATCGCAGGAGCACGCATGA